A stretch of DNA from Carya illinoinensis cultivar Pawnee chromosome 12, C.illinoinensisPawnee_v1, whole genome shotgun sequence:
CTTTAAAACCTCTTTAGCCCCAACTCTATCCCCACAGTACGTCTCCACCTCTGGCTGTTTCTCCAGCATCATGGCCTTGCTTTGTGCCTCTCCAAGTTTGTTCTGAACCTGTGCTTGCTTCCCAGCCACAAAACTGTGTTCCTTTGAGACTTGTTCAGCTGCAGCATCCTTCATTTTCTGTACCGTCCTTATTATTGCCAGGTGCTCAACCTCAGCTTCAATCTTTTGCTTGAAGAGACTCTCAAGCTCAATCTCTGTCTCTCTACATTTTTCATCCTGTATCCCTATGGATGTGCTTGATTCTTCCCTTGGTGACTTGCTCCTGCTTATTGTGGCCTCAAGTTCAACAATCCTCAAGTCCTTTGCCTCAAGCATGGCCCCCGTCTCCTCCAATTTGCTCtccaaaaatctcaaatcctTCATCAAGCTTAATACTTGGGATTCCAAGGAAGTCAAAGCAGTTTGTCTAATCTTTACAGATCCCAGCCGGTCAGGTGAGCTTGGCATGTAGGTCTCTGAATCAGTAGTAGTGAAATCTGCTGGCATACATCGACCAGTAGTTGATCTGTCATGTGGTGATGTCGGTTCCTTTCCGATATCCTTTAGCTTATGAACTTCTGCCACAGTACCACAGAAAGTTTATTAGCTTAAAATGCTAATAAAAACCCGTCATAGCCTAAATTTTCATTAGGAACCATTCCACAGATAAAAGTCCAAAAGACCTTCAGCATAAAGCATGTAGTTGTTTCAAGCCAATAATGGGAAATGTTAATTTTTGTATGCTTATTCCAAGCTCATGGCCTCAATATACTTAAATAACTATGACTACAGTTAAACAAATATCATAGAGAATGAGGGGCAAAATATTTAGGCTTaacagaaaagagaaaatgttgaaCCCTAAAGAGAATGAACAGAGTAAGAGACCCAGGATCTTCCTCTCCGTAGTGCTTCTTGAGGCTCCACTCCCCTTCCCAAAATTCCCTGGGGGATAAGCAACACCCCAATAACCTGGACTCTACCTCAAAACTCATTTAATAAATCAGCAGGATGGATTAAAACACAAACTGTCTTTCTCCAGAAAGAAAAATCCATGATAACTCCTCTTAAGATGGCATCACGCCTTCAGTGAAAGCTAATTCACCAAACTTATGGCAAGACAATCTGACCATTCCTTATTACGCATTGTTAACACGAGCATAACTTCCATCACGTCTTGGTGTAAATCAATACACCCCCAAATTGAAATTACACCCTAACTTGCAAATTAACACTCCCATTTTCATATTCTCCCATGGCTCTATCTCTCCAAGCGCAACACTCCACCCTGCTGTTTCATGTCATCCACAAGATGGCATCAGGCCTTCAGTGATAGCTAATTCACTGAACTTATGATGAGGGTATCGGCAACTCACATCCCTTTTCCACTTCACCAATGAACAAATTGGAGAATAGCAGCAGTATGACATTGTGAAAGAAGTTGTACAAGGTGGTGAGCCCGATGACGCCAAGGACTGTCCTCTCACCCCTCCACCACCATAATGATCCCCAACAAGACGTCACCAAGCCCCCCATCTGATCCTCGTGTATTTGACAGTCCATGAATTAATCAAACTCCggtttttatgattttcagcTTACAGTGACAGATCACCAAAGTACAGAATCAGAGTGTATGCAGCAAGCTTGACCTCCTAGATTTTTTCCAAGGTAGAATTGCTTCAGAGCATTTGATAGAAAATTATGCAGAAAGctgaactaaaatattttaacttcagttaaattatttttacttcaaATTGTTTGAATGTTTAGAGAGCAAACTTGGAGCTTTTTTTAAGCAACGAAGAAACTGAAAACACAGATGGAATGTTTACAGAAAATACAGGTGGTGTGGTTAGAAGGTAGAGGATTATGCAGCAAATTGCtcaaaatgagttgaatatAACGTGCAGTTTAAGAttcctcattttcctttttttaagtaCCCTTTTTCTTCACAATTGAATGGATTAATGAGCGAGGAAACTCACTGGAGAATGACACGAAAATCAGTGTCAAATCGGGTCAACTTTGTATTCAGTTGGAGTTATATTCGACAAAGAAACAGAAGAAACTGACTTGAGTGATGCCATAAAAAGTGAGAGAGCTTCTGAATGGCTAACACAGATAAGAAGGATGGgcagagagagaaacagagagagggAGTTGAGCTTTTGGGTTTGGTTTACTTCTGCAAAAAGTTGGAAAACTAACAATAGGATGACATTGGGAATTATTGGGTGCTGCAAGTCTTTTTCAGAGATCTGTGGCAACTTTCCATTGATGGGTGTAAAGATCTTCTTTACACCAGACTGGATTGAAGTCAAGAGTTTATTAACATATCTATCCTTTAAATAACTACATTTGCTTCTTCTTAATCCTACCCTTCCTCTTGTCTTCCTCACCTAGATTTCTAGAAGAACAATTACCCTCCaaccctcttcctcttcatgtATCTATCTCCCTGTTTATTAAGCACAAAAACTTCCATGCAATGATGATCTATTATTGGAGAACTACAGTGCAGTAATTTTGGAACCAGAGCCAGAATAAGAAACCTAGAATAGAATGGTCTAAATACAATATTGATACAAAAATCTATAACTTTTCACAAACCACAGAAAAAAATCATGCCCAAGGACAGTCTTTCCTGCTTTCTGACTCAGTTTCTCCCCTCATAAATGCGTCAACCCAAATCTGACAATCTACTCAGTTACCAATGTTGATGTCTAATTATCATTTGGCCAAAATACACCAAATAACATCCAGAGTaccagaaaattaaaaaaaaaaagagaaaaaaaaagaaaagaaaaccaaacCGCCGAATTTCACACTTACTATAAATCTTTTACAGATCATTCCCACCATTGCAATAAAACTCCAATCCCTCACCAAAGGCATATCTTGAGAAGCCCTTATAACAAATGCAATATACCTAGTTCTGTCAACCATCTTCTCCCCCAACCACTACAAACACTCATGTCattcaaaaaccaaaacagtttccaggagggactaaataaaattatataatggaAGTCATATAGAAACTTGTAGTTGCATGATAATATTTTACTCATCATAGTTTAGCCATAGTGTCTTACCCCACACCCccaaccccccctccccccccctcTTCCTCTCTCCTAAGTTAACTTTCATCGCCAAACACCTTAATGTGATCTGCCTAGTATATATAGGGTCCAAAGAAACTTTACCCTCCCCCCAACTGATCACTACTGTTGATCTATTCTGATCCTCTCTCAGATTTAAGCCACAAACAACTAAATTCCTTGTCGCATGCCACACAAAGATTTTGGGCATATGTTGAATTAAAAATTCCCAAACCTACGAGCTTTACCATGAAtggatccccccccccccccccccccccccacccaccGTGGACTTTGTTATTCTGACAGATTAGGCTAGCTAGACAGGATAATTGCTTTGAAGATCCAGTAAGAGGTGCAAGCATGATCCCGTATGGTAAATACATTGGCATTTTTTGTTATGACATGATAAAAGTGACTTGTATTGTATCATCCTCCTAATTCCTTCTATTGATAACCACCGGAAATGAGTAGAAAAGAAACTTCTGATACAACCAATGCTAGACTATTTCAGCTGGGATCATCAAATTAGGAGAAACCCAACAGTAACTCATGGGACACAGCATTAGCAAGGAATATAAAGCATCATAACACCGGGTATCGGAGTTGTCCTGATAGGGGTAAATCAAACCTTTTTCCAGTGCTTCTTGCACAGACTGGAGGCTAAATAGAGAATCAACCAAAGGATCCCGATCTGTTGAGGGTTGATGGTTCTCACTTTTTTCTTCCTTAACTTGCCAAGACAAGTTTTCAGCTAAATCATCTAGTGAAAGATCTTTGAACTCTCCCACATTCTCTTCGTTGTAACCGGTATGAACTTCCTCGCTGAACTGCTCCTCACTTGTGTGAGCCTCATCACTATTCTCACCATCATAATCCACTGACCTTCCAGTTTGCTTTCCATTACTAGTTGCATTAAAAGCACCCTGCATGAAGACAACATTGGAGCTTCTTGAGTCAGATTCCATGCTGGAAAGAGAGTCTTCCTTCTCGAGTTTGACTCTTTCTCCTCGAGGCTTCTTACTGCCTTCAGTCCATTGCTTTGCCTGATGAACCTCTTGAGCTGAATTACCCAAAATCTTCCCACCAACATTCTTTGTCCTGTTCTTCTCTTGCACACAACCCAGATCATACCTTCCCTTTGGACCAGTTTCTGTTAAAGACTTGCTAGTCCGATCTCCACTGTTCTCAGAATCAGCACCCACGGCAAAAGCAGACACTGCAAGGCTAGAATCCAAACTAGACTGCTTTACAAAACCATCAGCAAATCCTATAGTTGTCAATAAATTTGCAGATCCTACTGAACCCTCACTATTTTGCTTGATCTCAAGGGGCAAATACTGAGCTTTAGTTGGATTCCCAGAACCGGACAAACCCCGCTTCAAAATTTTACTAGTATGTACACGTGCACTTGCATAGCTAACAGATTCTCTCTTAATTCTCCTCCATTTCTTCAAGCCATATCTCTTTCTACCCCCAGGTGAACTCCCACCAGGAGATGTGGCATTCGGCGGAGGTGAAGTCCCCCCTTCTGCACTTTGAACAACCTCTTCTTTTGTATCCTCCCCCATCGATGTATTGGCACCAGAGTTTTCAGTGGAAACAAACTTACCAACATCATTAGGATAAGTCCCATTATTCTTTATCTCGCGGCCATCATCATGTGGAATTCTATGTTGGGCTACTTCATTGTCTTCCCCCGATTCAAGAACCGAACATTCCCTCGTCAAATGACTCAAATCCATATCCAAAATCCTGGTTCTCTCACAGTcatcacccccaccaaaaccAGCGATATCAAGATCAAGATCAAGAACAAGAACTATCATGCCAGTTCATAGTCAAAGAACAGCAAAATCCCAGAAAGATCAACCTCTGTTTGGGCAAATTTAAGGAGAAAAAATGATCAAATTCCAATTCGATATCAAGTGGATAAATGTGAATGTATTAATTTTAGGACAATTAAAAGTGGGAAAAGACAGAGATGCA
This window harbors:
- the LOC122289819 gene encoding WPP domain-interacting protein 2-like, which produces MIVLVLDLDLDIAGFGGGDDCERTRILDMDLSHLTRECSVLESGEDNEVAQHRIPHDDGREIKNNGTYPNDVGKFVSTENSGANTSMGEDTKEEVVQSAEGGTSPPPNATSPGGSSPGGRKRYGLKKWRRIKRESVSYASARVHTSKILKRGLSGSGNPTKAQYLPLEIKQNSEGSVGSANLLTTIGFADGFVKQSSLDSSLAVSAFAVGADSENSGDRTSKSLTETGPKGRYDLGCVQEKNRTKNVGGKILGNSAQEVHQAKQWTEGSKKPRGERVKLEKEDSLSSMESDSRSSNVVFMQGAFNATSNGKQTGRSVDYDGENSDEAHTSEEQFSEEVHTGYNEENVGEFKDLSLDDLAENLSWQVKEEKSENHQPSTDRDPLVDSLFSLQSVQEALEKEVHKLKDIGKEPTSPHDRSTTGRCMPADFTTTDSETYMPSSPDRLGSVKIRQTALTSLESQVLSLMKDLRFLESKLEETGAMLEAKDLRIVELEATISRSKSPREESSTSIGIQDEKCRETEIELESLFKQKIEAEVEHLAIIRTVQKMKDAAAEQVSKEHSFVAGKQAQVQNKLGEAQSKAMMLEKQPEVETYCGDRVGAKEVLKLQRACKLTSCFLIQLIFLVMVVWYFVLQSSPPPGGVVVVVVPT